The Microcella sp. genome includes the window TTCGTGACACGCGGGCAGGGGGTGAGCGTGCACCGCGGCGACTGCGGCAACGTGCAAGGCCTGCTCGCCGAGCCCGAGCGCATGATCGACGTCGAGTGGGCGCCCACGACGAAGAGCGTGTTCCTGGTGCAGATACAGGTCGAGGCTCTCGACCGCAGCGGCCTCTTGTCTGACGTCACGCGCGTGCTGTCAGAGCACCATGTGAACATTCTGTCGGCGAGCGTCAACACCTCGAGAGATCGACTCGCGCTGAGCCGATTCGTCTTCGAGATGGGTGACACCACGCACCTCGATCGTGTGCTCAACGCGGTGCGCCGCATCGACGCGGTCTACGACGTGTACCGGGTCAGCAACGGCTGAGGGCAAGCCCGACGCGACGCCGGGCCCGTGCGATGTGCGACACGCTGCGGCTGCGCTCGAGCGCGCCGCGCAGTTCTGCCTCGCCCACGCCGTTGGTGCTGAGAGCGGTCGCGATGATGTCGACGACCGCGTCGTCGGCATCGAGCCGTGCAAGATCGACGACGGTGCGCAGCGGGGTGGTCACCCGAACCCCGCCCAGCTGCGCCACCTCGTCGACCCGGATGACGACTTCGCGAGTCGCCTGCAGCCGACGCGCCGTCGACGGCAGACGTGCCGCGATCGAGACGCAGGTCGACACGGTGCGGCACTCTGGCAGCCACCCCCAGACCCACGCAGCGGTGCGCTCGCTGACGATGGCGCGCGAGTCGTGCAGCGCTGGCGCGAGCGATGCCGCGCGCGCGAGCGTCGAGTCGGGCAGATCGATGAACTGGAATGCAGCGCCGATGGCCACCAGCTCGCCGTCGAGCCTCGCCGAGCTCAACTCGGCAGCGGTCAACAACCGATCGGCGTGCACCACAGGGCTCAAGCGGCTTCTCACGCCCAGCAGTGTGCACGCTCGCGGCGGCGCGAGGGGCGCCATCTGCGAATTTTGTGGAGAGTGCGCGGTGCGGGGTGAGCGGCAGCGCCCGCGCCGAGTATCAGCGCTTGTCGCTGTCGACCGCACTGAGCCAGGTGCGGCGAGCCTCGAGCGCCTCGGTCACCTCGGCGATGCGAGCGGTGTCGCCCGCAGCCGTGGCGGCGGCGAGTTCGGCTTCGAGGTCAGCGATCGCACGTTCGAGTTGAGCGGCAAGCCCTTCTGAGCGAGCCTTCTTCTCGGGGTCAGACCGGTTCCAGTGCTCTTCTTCGAGCTTCTTCACCGCGGTCTCGATCGCGCGGAGCCGGTCTTCCACCGTCTTGACCTGGTCGCGGGGCACCTTGCCGATCGCATCCCACCGCTTCTGAATGCCGGTGAGGGTGCGACGGGCGGCGACGCGGTCGGTCGCCTTCAGCAGCGGAGCCGCCTCGTCGAGAATCGCGAGCTTGGCGGCGAGGTTCTCGGCGAACTCCTCGTTCTCTCGAGCGTCGATCTCGGCCTTCGCCGCATAGAGCACGTCGCCCGCGGCCTTGAAGTCGGCCCACAGAGCGTCATCGACCTTCTTGCCGGCGCGACCCGCGAGCTTCCATTCGTCGAGCAGCCGACGGTATGCCGGAATGCCCGCTGTGCCTTGCGAGGCGAGCGCGGTGGCCTTGGCGATGAGCTCTTGCTTGCGGCTGCGGGCCTCTTTGTGCTCAGAGTCGAGCCCGGCGAAGAAGGCGCGTCGGTGAGTCTCGACGGTGGTGCGGGCAGCTCGAAAACGCTTCCACAGCTCGTCGCCCTGCTTTTTGGGCAGGCGCGGCCCGTTCTGCTGGTGGTCTTTCCAGCGTGCGAACAGCTCGTCGAGCGACGCCGAGACCTGCTTCCACTGCACAGACTGGGGGTCTTTGGCGGCGAGCGCCTCGGCGGCCTCGACGAGCGCGGTGCGTTCGGCGACCGCCGCGTCGACTGCGGCCGCGGCTTCGGCCTTCTGCTCTTCGGTGAGCTTCTCGACCGTCTCGGTGAGCGCGCTGACGCGCACGCGAAGCGACTCGAGGTCGCCCACCGCGGCCGGCTCGTCGAGCGCGCCCGTCAGCGAGGCGACCGTCTTGGCCACATCGGCCGCCGGTGCTCCGGCCTTGGCGCGCTGCTCGAGCAGCCGAACCTGACCCTCGAGCTCGGTGAACTTGCGGGTGAAGTACGCGAGGGCTTCGTCGGCGGTGCCGTCAGGAAACTGGCCGACGGCGCGCTCGACGCCGCGATCGGTGACGAACACTGTTCCGGTCTCGTCGACTCGACCCCACGATGCACTGTCGTTCACTGCCACGAGTTCTTCATCCCTTGTCGATGCGCTCGCACGATGGCCGTCCGGGCGGTTTTTCAGCGTAGTGCACGTGCTCGCGCCCTGGTGGCGCGGTCGTGCTCGCCTGACCGATCGCTATTGGATCGTGACCCCTGTGATCACGGTCGCCACGGCAGGGGGGCCGTCGGGGGCTCCATTCGCGGCGCCCTCAGCGATGACCTGCTCGAGCAGGGCATCCAGCCCGCCGGTGACGCGCCCCATGATGGTGTACCCGCCGGCGGCGTCAGACGGAATCGCCGAGTCGGCGTAGACGATGAAGAACTGGCTGCCCATGCTCGCGCCGTCGCCGCCCTGACGCGCCATCGCGATGACGCCCTCGGTGTAGATGTCGTCGAGCGGGGGGTTCTCGATCGGGCCGAATCGCCAGTCTGGGCCGCCAGTGCCATCGCCGTTGGGGTCGCCGCACTGCAGCACGAAGATGCCCTCTGTGGTGAGTCGGTGGCAGCTGAGGCCGTCGTAGAAGCCGCTCTGCACGAGCGTGACGAACGACGCGACCGCTTGCGGGGCAGCGAGCCCGTCGAGTTCGTAGTCGAGCTCGATGGCGTCGTTGATCGTCACGGTGCCCGCCCAGGTGCGAAACTCGCTCAGAGCGGGTGCCGGCGCCGCCACGGGTTCGACGGTGGGTTCGGGGCTCGCTGAGGCGACAGGTTCAGGTGCACCGGGGCCGGCGGTGAAGTAGACGACCTGCGCGGTCGCCGCCAGTGCGCCGACGACGACGAGGGCGAGCACGGCGATCACGTTGTCGCGTCGGCGACGCCGAATCTTCGTCTCGTGCACGGTCTGTCGCGCCTGATAGCGGCGAAGTCGCTCCTGCGCTTCACGATCTCGGCCGGGTGCGGCTGCCACTGCTCCTCCATTCGGCGCTGCGCGGTCTGAGTGCGGCCGGCGCCGCAGTGAACTCTAGTCGAGGGCGCCGTCGCCTCGCGCGGGCACACCGGCCAGTCGGTGCCGGCGACTAGCATCGCACCATGGATGCTCAGCCAGGCCTCGGCTCAGCCGCGGTTCCCCTGGCGGTGCGCATGCGGCCGACGAGTCTCGTCGAGGTCGCGGGCCAGCGGCACCTGTTGAGGGTCGGATCCCCTCTCGTCAGCCTGGCCAGCGACGACCCCTCCCGCGCGCCGAGTGCAGTGTCGGTGATTCTGTGGGGCCCGCCCGGCACCGGCAAGACCACGCTCGCGCAAGCCATCGCGCGCTCGAGCGGTCGTCGCTTCGTCGAGTTGTCGGCCGTGACCGCTGGTGTGAAAGACGTGCGCGAGGTCATGGAGCGCGCTCTCGCCGACCGCGACCTCTATGGCACGTCGACCGTGCTGTTTCTCGACGAGATCCACCGCTTCACGAAGGCGCAGCAAGACGCGCTGCTGCCGGGCGTCGAGAACGGGTGGGTAATCCTCATCGCTGCGACGACCGAGAACCCTTCGTTCTCGGTGATCGCGCCGCTGCTCAGCCGCAGCCTGCTGCTCACCCTCGAGACGCTGAGCAACGATGACCTCGGGCTTCTCATCGACCGCGCCATGACCGACCCGCGAGGGCTCAAGGGCGCGGTCGAGCTCGAGCCGGCAGCACGCGAGGCGCTCGTGCGGGTGGCCTCGGGCGATGCGCGGCGCGCGCTCACGGCACTCGAGGCCGCAGCGCAGTCTGCTGCGGCGGGCCACGACGGTGCGGTAGGGCATCCCGTGATCACGGCCGAGATCGTGGCGGCGGCCGTCGACCGTGCGCTGCTGCGATACGACAAGCAGGGCGACGAGCACTACGACGTCATCAGCGCCTTCATCAAGTCGATCAGGGGGAGCGACCCCGACGCCGCCCTGCACTACCTGGCGCGCATGATCGAGGCGGGCGAAGACCCGAGGTTCATCGCGCGCCGGGTGATCATCTCTGCGGCAGAAGACATCGGCATGGCCGACCCCCACGCACTGCCGATCGCTGTCGCGGCCGCGCAGGCCGTGCAGCTGATCGGCATGCCAGAGGGTCGCATCCCGCTCGCCGAGGCGGTCGTCTACCTGGCGACTGCGCCGAAGTCGAATGCCGCATACGCGGGCATCGACGAGGCGATCGCCGACGTGCGCGCCGGCCGCATCGGGCGAGTGCCGAAGCCGATGCGCGATGCGCACTATGCCGGAGCGAAACGACTGGGGCACGGCAAGGGCTACGTGTACCCGCATGACGAGCCTCTCGGCGTTGCCGCTCAGCAGTACCTCCCTGACGAACTCGTCGGCACCGAGTACTACCGGCCGACCGAGCGGGGGCTCGAGCGCGAGATCGCTGCGCGCGTGCCCAAGCTGCGGTCGATCATCCGTCGAGACGCGCGTGATGACTGAGCTCTGGTAAGCTTGCTCGGCCCGTCAGATATGGGCACATCCTCCCTCGAAGTCTCCACCGGATCGCCTCGGCGTGCGTTCGGACCGGACGGAGCGGTGTACGCCCGTGAGCCGCTGAAATTCTCGGCCACGCCCATGGAAGGAAACCGTGTCTACCAAGTCACGCACTCGCAGCAAGACCCGTCTCTCTCGCGCACTCGGCATCGCCCTCACCCCGAAGGCCGCCAAGTACCTCGAGAAGCGTCCGTACGCTCCCGGTGAGCACGGCCGCACCAAGCGCAAGGCCGACAGCGACTACGCCGTTCGTCTGCGCGAGAAGCAGCGTCTTCGCGCGCAGTACGGCATTCGCGAGGCCCAGCTGAAGATCGCGTTCAACGAGGCCCGCCGCTCGGCCGGCCTGACCGGTGAGAACCTCGTCGAGCTGCTCGAGATGCGTCTCGACGCGCTCGTGCTGCGCTCGGGCTTCGCCCGCACGACCGCGCAGGCTCGCCAGATGGTCGTGCACCGTCACATCATGGTCGACGGCCAGCTCGTCGACCGCCCGTCGTTCCGTGTCAAGCCCGGTCAGCTCATCCACGTCAAGCCGCGCTCCGAGGGCACCGAGCCCTTCCAGGTGGCCGCTGCCGGTGGTCACGTCGACGTGTTGCCCAAGGTTCCGGCCTACCTCGAGGTCGAGCTCGACAAGCTGCAGTCGCGCCTCGTGCGCCGCCCCAAGCGCTCCGAGATTCCCGTGACCTGCGAAGTGCAGCTCGTCGTCGAGTACTACGCGGCGCGCTAACGCCAGCGCAGCGTCGCGATCACCGGGGGCTTGGCCGTGCGCCAGGCCCCCGTTGTCGTCTGCACCCCCGCGTGATCGGCCCTCCTGTGGCACCGGGCGGCGGCCGCTAGGCTAGTGACTCGCCCGATCATGGGCGGCCACCATCATCCACCCCGCTGAGAGGGAGCACTCATGAAGAACGTCATCTGGCTCATCGCCGGAATCGGCATCGGCTTCGTTGCCGCCCACCAGGTCTCGCGTACCCCGCAGGGTGCCCAATTCTTCGACGATGTCGACACGAAGGCGCGCGAGTTCGGCGCGGCCGTGGTCGACGGCTACAAGGCGCGCGAGGCCGAGCTGCGCGCTGCCGTCGCCGAGGCCGAAGACACCATCGCCGACCTCACCAGCCGCCTCAAATAGCCGGCGGGGCGTCAGGCCCCGCACTCTCGATTCAGGACTCCGCCTTCATGCAGACCGCCGACATCCAACGCCGGTGGCTCGAGTACTTCGGTGCTCGCGGTCACACCGTCGTGCCCTCCGCCTCGCTCGTCAGCGACGACCCGACGCTGCTGTTCACGGTGGCAGGCATGGTGCCCTTCGTGCCCTACCTCACCGGAGTCGTGCCAGCGCCGTACCCCCGCGCGACGAGTGTGCAGAAGTGCATTCGCACCAATGACATCGAAGAGGTGGGCAAGACGCCGCGGCACGGCACCTTCTTCCAGATGAACGGCAACTTCTCGTTCGGCGACTACTTCAAAGAGGGCGCGATCGAGTACGCCTGGGAGCTCTTGACGAGCTCGCAGGGCGACGGCGGGTTCGGCTTCGATGAGAAAGACCTCTGGGTCACGGTCTACAAAGACGACGATGAGGCGATCGCGCTCTGGAAGAAGGTCGCCGGCCTGCCAGACGAGCGCATCCAGCGCCTGGGCATGGACACCAACTACTGGTCGACGGGTCAGCCCGGCCCGGCCGGCCCGTGCAGCGAGATCTTCTTCGATCGCGGCCCCGAGTACGGCATCGATGGCGGCCCGGCCACCGACGATGACCGCTATGTCGAGATCTGGAACCTGGTCTTCATGCAGTACCTGCGGGGTGCGGGCACCGGCAAGGGAGACTTCGAGATTCTCGGTGAGCTGCCGAGCAAGAACATCGACACCGGCATGGGCATGGAGCGCGTCGCCTTCCTGCTGCAGGGCGTCGAGAACATGTACGAGATCGACCAGGTTCGCCCCGTGCTGGATGCTGCTGCCGAGCTCTCCGGGCGCCGCTACGGTGCCGACCACGACGACGATGTGCGCATGCGCGTCATCGCCGACCACGTTCGCAGCGGCCTCATGCTCATGACCGATGGCGTGGCGCCCGGCAACGAGGGCCGCGGATACATTCTGCGTCGCCTGCTACGGCGCAGCATCCGCGCGATGCGACTGCTCGGTGTCGACGTGCCGAGCTTCGAGGTGCTGTTCGCAGCCTCGCGCGACGCCATGAGCGCCGCCTACCCCGAGGTGGCGCAGAACTACGACCGGGTGTCGAGGCTGGCGCTCGGCGAAGAGGACGCGTTCTTGCGCACCCTCGCGGCAGGCACGAGCATTCTCGACCTCGCGGTGGCTGAGACCACGAAAGCCGGCGGCACTGTGCTCGCTGGCGACACCGTGTTCCAGTTGCACGACACCTTCGGGTTTCCGCTCGATCTCACGCTTGAGATGGCCGAAGAGAACGGGCTCACTGTCGACCGCGATGCCTTCGACCGGCTCATGACCGAGCAGCGAACGCGCGCGAAGGCCGATGCGAAGTCGAAGAAGGGCGCCTTGGCCGACCTCTCTGTGTACGGCGAGTTTCGTGCGCACGGAGAGACGGCGTTTCTCGGCTATGACGCCCTCGAGGCAGAGACGCGAGTGCTCGGGCTCATCGTCGACGGAGCGAGCGTCGCGGTGGCGCACGCCGGAGATGTCGCCGAGGTGATTCTCGCCGAGACCACCCTGTACGCCGAGTCTGGTGGCCAGGAGTCAGACGAGGGCATCATCGTCGGTAGCGGCTTTGAGCTCGAGGTGCTCGACGTGCAGCGGCCGATCAAGGGCCTCGTCAGCCACCGGGTTCAGGTGGTGCACGGCCAGGTCGAGGTCGGAGCCGCCGCGACCACGAAGGTCGACCCGCTCTGGCGGCGCTCGGCGACGCAGGCGCACTCTGCCACCCACGTCATCCACGCTGCGCTGCGCCAGACCCTCGGCGACGAGGCCCACCAGTCTGGCTCGTACAACAAGGCCGGCTATATGCGGCTCGACTTCAGCTGGAATCAGGCTCTCAGCGCCGCCACCCGCAGCGAGATCGAAGAGATCAGCAATCTGGCCGTGCGCGACAACCTGCCCGTCGAGACCCGGGTGCTGCCGCTCGACGAGGCGAAAGCCCTCGGAGCGATGGCGCTGTTCGGCGAGAAGTACGGTGACGAGGTGCGCGTCGTCGACATCGGTGGGCCGTGGTCGCGAGAACTGTGCGCGGGCACGCATGTGGCGTCGTCTGCCGAGATCGGCATGATCAGCCTCGTGAGCGAATCGTCGGTGGGGTCGACCAACCGCCGCGTCGAAGCGCTCGTGGGCTTCGAGGCGTTTCGCGAGCTCGCCACCGAACGCGCGATCGTGCAGCAGCTGACGAGCACGCTGAAGACTCCGCGTGATCAGCTCGCCGACCGCATCGCCGATCTCGCCGCTCAGCTCAAGGCTGCTGAGAAGAAGATCGCGCAGTTCGAGTCGGCGCGCTTGAGCGAGCGGGTTCCGACGCTGGTCGCGTCGGCGGCGACGGTCGGGCCGTACACGGTGGTGGCCGAGAACCTCGGCCAGCTCGGGTCGGCCGACGACGTGCGCTCGCTCGCCACGAATGTGCGCGGCAGGCTCGGTGACGCAGCCGCTGTCGTCGTGCTCGCAGCAGACGTCGCTGGCAAGGCGGCGATCATCATCGCAACCACGCCCGCAGCACGCGAGAAGGGTGCATCAGCGGGAGCGCTGGCGCGCGTTGCCTCGAGCGTTCTCGGCGGTGGCGGTGGTGGCAAAGACGATCTGGCGCAGGGCGGGGGAGCCGACCCGTCGGCGATCGGCCGGGCGATCGAGGCAGTGCTGACCGAACTGCGCAGCTAGATGCGCTCGGGCACGCGGCTGGCCGTCGATGTGGGCACGGCTCGCGTCGGCGTGGCGCGTAGCGACCCGCACGGCCTGCTCGCGACCCCCGTCGAGACCCTCGCGCGCCGAACCGACGTCATCGCGGGCATCTCGAGGCTCGTCGACGAGCATGAGGTCGTCGAGGTCATCGTCGGTCTGCCACTGTCGCTCAGCGGAGCAGAGACGGCCTCGACGGCCGACGCACGCGACGTGGCCGAGGCGCTGGCCGATGCCGTCGACGTGCCTGTGCGACTTGTCGATGAGCGCCTCACCACGGTGACTGCGGCGCGCGGCCTGCGCGACGCCGGGCGAACTGCGAAGAACTCGAGATCGGTCGTCGACCAGGCGGCCGCTGTTATTCTGCTCCAGCACGCCCTCGACCTCGAGCGCGCCTCGGGCAATCCGCCCGGAGTGCTCGTCGACCCGCACGAAAGCCGAACAGCCGAGTGACGAACAACGACAACTGGGACGACATCTTCCGCCCGCAGCCGAGCGACGAGCCGGTGAGCCCCGAGGCCGCCGGTGCCTCGGCACCCGCCACCGACGACGCGCCGCAGAGCAGGCGGGCGGCGCGCGAGAGCGAGGGCCGTCGTGGTGCGAAGACGGGCAAGCCCGGGCGGCCACCGCGTCGTCGCAAGCGCTGGCCGTGGGTCGTGCTCGGCATCCTGTCGCTGCTGCTCGGCATCGGCGCTGCCGGGGCCTGGTATGTCTGGACCAACTACGAGCCGCAAGTGCGCGAGCTGCTGGGCTGGCAGCTGCCGAACGACTACGAAGGCTCAGGCAACGGCACCGAGGTGCTCGTGACGATCTACCCCGGTGAGATCGGCTCAGACGTCGCCACCACGCTCGTCGAGCAGGGCGTCACCATGACGTTCCAATCGTTCTACTCGTTGCTGCTCGCCGACCCGTCGATTCAGTTCGTTCCCGGCACCTTCCGTCTGCAAGAGCAGATGTCGGCGCAGTCGGCATTGGATGCCCTGCTCGACCCCGCCAACAAGGTCGAGCTGAGCGCCACCATCAGAGAGGGCCTGCGCGCCGGCGAAGTGATCGCCTCGCTCTCGGCCGGCACCGGCATTGCGATCGAAGACTACGAGGCCGCCATCGCCGACCCCTCGATCTACGGTGTTCCGGCCGAGGCCCCCAACATCGAGGGCTACCTCTTTCCGGCCACGTACCGGTTCGAGCCGAACACGACGGCCGAAGACCACATCAGAACCCTCGTCACCGAGACCTTCAGGCGACTCGATGCGGCGGGCGTCGCCGAGGCAGACCGGCACGTCGTGCTCACCAAGGCCTCGCTCATTCAACGTGAGGCGCGCATCGCCGAAGACTTCTACCGCGTCTCGCGCGTCATCGAGAATCGTCTCGAGGCCGGGTGGCGCCTCGAGTTCGACTCGGCGAGCCAGTACGGCGCTGGCGAGACAGGCTCGGTGTGGTCGAGCGGCGACGCGCTCGGAGCCGATAACCCCTACAACACGTATGTGATCACGGGGCTGCCGATCGGCCCGATCGCGGCGCCCGGCGATGTCGCGATCGACGCCGTCATGAACCCGGCAGACGGCCCGTGGTTCTTCTTCGTCACCGTCAACCTCGCCACCGGAGAGACGGTGTTCTCAGAGACCCTCGCGCAGCACGAGCGAGGCGTCGCCCAGTTGCGGGCCTGGTGCCGCGCGAGCGAGGAGAACCGAAGCTACTGTGCCTAGGCGCCTCGCCGTGCTCGGGCACCCCGTCGAGCACTCACTCTCGCCCGTGCTGCATATGGCCGCATACCGGCACCTGCAGCTCGACTGGCAGTACGACCGGCACGACGTGCGCGAGCCCGAGCTGGCCGGCTTTCTCGACGGCCTCGACAGTCAGTGGCGAGGCGTCTCGGCGACGATGCCGCTGAAGGAGCAACTGCTGCAGCTCGCCGACGAACGAGACGCCGCCAGCAGCCTCACCGGGGCGGCGAACACGCTGCTGCTCGCTGACGACGGCCGTCGACTCGCGCGCAACACCGATGTGCCCGGCATCGAACGCGCACTGCGAGACGCCGGACTCGACGACGCGACGCACGCGGTCATCGCCGGCGCCGGCGCCACGGCGCGATCGGTCATGGTGGCCCTCGAGGCCTTCGGTCTGCGCAGCGTGACGGTGGCCGTGCGCGACAGTGCACGAGCCGGTTCTGTGCTCGATCTCGCCGACGAGCTCTCGCTCGAGCTCGACATCGTGAGCCTCGCCGACTTCGCCGACGTCGTCGACGAGGCAGACGTCGTGGCGTGGACCCTGCCGAACGGGGTGCCGCTCGACGACTCGATCTCGGTCGACACACGACTCAGTGCCGTGGCGCTCGACGTCACCTACCACCCCTGGCCCGGCCCCCTCGCGGCGCAGTGGCTCGAGGTCGGCGGAAGCGTGGCGTCTGGTCGCGACATGCTGCTGCACCAGGCAGTGCGGCAAGTGCGGTTCTTCGTCTCCGGCCAGGGCGACGAGCCGCTCGACGACGAGACGGCCGTCGAAGAGGCGATGCGGCGTGCGCTCGACGCGGCCTGAGGGTCGCGCGGCCCGCGGTGGGCATCCCTCGCCTCAGGCTCGTGGGAGGATGGAGCAATGCTGCGCTGGTTGACCGCGGGAGAATCTCACGGCCCCGAACTGATCGCCATTCTCGAGGGTCTGCCTGCCGGCGTGCCCGTGCTGCGCGAGACCATTCAGGCCGACATGCAGCGTCGCAAGCTCGGCTACGGCCGCGGCGCGCGCATGAAGTTCGAGCAAGACGAGTTGTCGATCTCGGGCGGAGTGCGCCACGGCCGCAGCATCGGCAGCCCCATAGCGCTGCGCATCGGCAACACCGAGTGGCCCAAGTGGACCACGATCATGAGCGCCGATCCGGTCGACCCCGCCGAACTCACCGGTGCACGCGGGGCCCCGCTGACGAGGCCGCGCCCCGGGCACGCAGACCTCGTCGGCATGCAGAAGTACGGCTTCGACGAGTCGCGCCCCGTGCTCGAGCGCGCGAGCGCCCGCGAGACGGCCGCGCGCGTGGCGCTCGGAGCCGTCGCGCGTTCACTGCTGAGCGAGCTGGGGGTGCGACTGGTGTCGCACACGCTGTCGATCGGCCCCGTGCGCGTGCCAGACGATGCCGCGCTGCCGGTTCCTGACGACGTCGAGCGGCTCGATGCTGACCCCTTGCGATGCCTGCACGCTGAGACGAGCGCGGCGATGGTCGCCGAAGTCGACGATGCGCACAAGTCGGGCGACACCCTGGGCGGTGTCGTCGAAGTGCTCGCCTACGGAGTTCCGCCGGGGCTCGGATCGTATGTGCACTGGGATCGCCGACTCGACGCGAGGCTCGCCGCAGCGCTCATGGGAATCCAGGCCATCAAGGGAGTCGAGGTCGGCGACGGCTTCGAGACCACGCGCCGCCGGGGTTCGGCCGCGCACGACGAGCTCGTCGTCGACGACGGGCTCATCGAGCGGTTGAGCGACCGCGCTGGTGGCACCGAGGGCGGCATGAGCACCGGCACGGTGCTGCGCGTGCGAGCAGGAATGAAGCCGATCGCCACCGTGCCGCACGCGCTGCGCACCGTCGACACGTCGACGGGCGAGGCCGCGCCGGCGCACCACCAGCGCTCAGACGTGTGCGCGGTGCCGGCCGCGGGAGTGGTCGCCGAAGCCATGGTGGCGCTCGTGCTCGCCGATGCCATGCTCGAGAAGTTCGGTGGCGACTCTCTCGCCGAGACGCGTCGCAACCTCGACGGGTATCTCGCGTCGATTCCTGCGACCCTCACCACCGCGGTCGCCGACGGTCGTGCCTGAGCCTCTCGCCGAGCTGGGATCACCCGCCGTGGTGCTCATCGGCCCCCCGGCTGCGGGCAAGACTCGGGTCGGCAAGCGGGTCGCCCGCTCGCTCGACCTGCCCTTCATCGACACAGATCGCATGATCGTCGCCGAGCACGGGCCGATCGCCCAGATCTTCGAGCGCTCTGGCGAAGCGCACTTCCGCGCCCTCGAAGCAGACGCAGTGTCGCACGCGCTCACGCACCGGGCCGTCATCGCGCTCGGCGGCGGCGCCGTCATGACCGCGAGCGTCGCCGAAGCCCTCGCCGGGCATCCGGTCGTGCTCCTCACCCTCACCCCCGAGGCCGCCTCGCAGCGCCTCGACCCCGTCACCCGGCCTCTCGTGCGAGACGGCATCGACGCCTGGAGCGCGCTCGTCGAGTCGCGCATGCCCACCTACCGTGCACTCGCCCAGGCCACGTGGGATACCTCGACGCGGCCGATCGACCGCATTGCGAGCGAGGTGGCGCAGTGGGCCCGAGACCGCAGTTCAGCGCAAGGAGAACCATGACCGAGCCCACGACCATCACCGTCGAGGCGGGCAGCCCGTACGACGTCATCGTGGGGCGAGGCGTGCTCGCGCAGCTCGAGAGCGTGCTGCCGCCCACGGTGGCCAAGGTGCTCGTCGTGCACGCGCCGCCACTCGCCGATCACGCGCAGGCGCTGCGCGAGCGGCTCGCCGGGCGCGTCGAAGTGCTGCTCGCCGAGGTTCCCGATGCCGAGGGTGCGAAGCGCGTCGAAGTCGCCGCCTTCTGCTGGCAGATCATGGGTCAGACCGACTTCACGCGAACCGATGCCGTGGTCGGCCTGGGCGGCGGAGCCACGACCGACCTGGCCGGCTTCGTCGCCGCCACCTGGCTGCGCGGGGTGCCCCTCGTGCAGGTGCCGACGACCGTGCTCGGCATGGTCGATGCCGCGATCGGCGGAAAGACCGGCATCAACACGGCCGAGGGCAAGAACCTCGTCGGCGCATTCTGGGCTCCCGCGGCCGTGCTCGTCGACCTCGACCTGCTCGAGGGGCTGCCGCAGAACGAGATTCTCGCCGGGTTCGCCGAGGTCGTGAAGTGCGGGTTCATCGCCGACACCGCCATTCTCGACCTGCTCGAAGCCGACGTGACACGCGCCACCGATCGCACGAGCGACGAGTTTCGCGAACTCGTCGAGCGCAGCATC containing:
- a CDS encoding replication-associated recombination protein A; its protein translation is MDAQPGLGSAAVPLAVRMRPTSLVEVAGQRHLLRVGSPLVSLASDDPSRAPSAVSVILWGPPGTGKTTLAQAIARSSGRRFVELSAVTAGVKDVREVMERALADRDLYGTSTVLFLDEIHRFTKAQQDALLPGVENGWVILIAATTENPSFSVIAPLLSRSLLLTLETLSNDDLGLLIDRAMTDPRGLKGAVELEPAAREALVRVASGDARRALTALEAAAQSAAAGHDGAVGHPVITAEIVAAAVDRALLRYDKQGDEHYDVISAFIKSIRGSDPDAALHYLARMIEAGEDPRFIARRVIISAAEDIGMADPHALPIAVAAAQAVQLIGMPEGRIPLAEAVVYLATAPKSNAAYAGIDEAIADVRAGRIGRVPKPMRDAHYAGAKRLGHGKGYVYPHDEPLGVAAQQYLPDELVGTEYYRPTERGLEREIAARVPKLRSIIRRDARDD
- a CDS encoding DUF349 domain-containing protein, yielding MAVNDSASWGRVDETGTVFVTDRGVERAVGQFPDGTADEALAYFTRKFTELEGQVRLLEQRAKAGAPAADVAKTVASLTGALDEPAAVGDLESLRVRVSALTETVEKLTEEQKAEAAAAVDAAVAERTALVEAAEALAAKDPQSVQWKQVSASLDELFARWKDHQQNGPRLPKKQGDELWKRFRAARTTVETHRRAFFAGLDSEHKEARSRKQELIAKATALASQGTAGIPAYRRLLDEWKLAGRAGKKVDDALWADFKAAGDVLYAAKAEIDARENEEFAENLAAKLAILDEAAPLLKATDRVAARRTLTGIQKRWDAIGKVPRDQVKTVEDRLRAIETAVKKLEEEHWNRSDPEKKARSEGLAAQLERAIADLEAELAAATAAGDTARIAEVTEALEARRTWLSAVDSDKR
- a CDS encoding peptidylprolyl isomerase: MAAAPGRDREAQERLRRYQARQTVHETKIRRRRRDNVIAVLALVVVGALAATAQVVYFTAGPGAPEPVASASPEPTVEPVAAPAPALSEFRTWAGTVTINDAIELDYELDGLAAPQAVASFVTLVQSGFYDGLSCHRLTTEGIFVLQCGDPNGDGTGGPDWRFGPIENPPLDDIYTEGVIAMARQGGDGASMGSQFFIVYADSAIPSDAAGGYTIMGRVTGGLDALLEQVIAEGAANGAPDGPPAVATVITGVTIQ
- the alaS gene encoding alanine--tRNA ligase, which encodes MQTADIQRRWLEYFGARGHTVVPSASLVSDDPTLLFTVAGMVPFVPYLTGVVPAPYPRATSVQKCIRTNDIEEVGKTPRHGTFFQMNGNFSFGDYFKEGAIEYAWELLTSSQGDGGFGFDEKDLWVTVYKDDDEAIALWKKVAGLPDERIQRLGMDTNYWSTGQPGPAGPCSEIFFDRGPEYGIDGGPATDDDRYVEIWNLVFMQYLRGAGTGKGDFEILGELPSKNIDTGMGMERVAFLLQGVENMYEIDQVRPVLDAAAELSGRRYGADHDDDVRMRVIADHVRSGLMLMTDGVAPGNEGRGYILRRLLRRSIRAMRLLGVDVPSFEVLFAASRDAMSAAYPEVAQNYDRVSRLALGEEDAFLRTLAAGTSILDLAVAETTKAGGTVLAGDTVFQLHDTFGFPLDLTLEMAEENGLTVDRDAFDRLMTEQRTRAKADAKSKKGALADLSVYGEFRAHGETAFLGYDALEAETRVLGLIVDGASVAVAHAGDVAEVILAETTLYAESGGQESDEGIIVGSGFELEVLDVQRPIKGLVSHRVQVVHGQVEVGAAATTKVDPLWRRSATQAHSATHVIHAALRQTLGDEAHQSGSYNKAGYMRLDFSWNQALSAATRSEIEEISNLAVRDNLPVETRVLPLDEAKALGAMALFGEKYGDEVRVVDIGGPWSRELCAGTHVASSAEIGMISLVSESSVGSTNRRVEALVGFEAFRELATERAIVQQLTSTLKTPRDQLADRIADLAAQLKAAEKKIAQFESARLSERVPTLVASAATVGPYTVVAENLGQLGSADDVRSLATNVRGRLGDAAAVVVLAADVAGKAAIIIATTPAAREKGASAGALARVASSVLGGGGGGKDDLAQGGGADPSAIGRAIEAVLTELRS
- the rpsD gene encoding 30S ribosomal protein S4, whose amino-acid sequence is MSTKSRTRSKTRLSRALGIALTPKAAKYLEKRPYAPGEHGRTKRKADSDYAVRLREKQRLRAQYGIREAQLKIAFNEARRSAGLTGENLVELLEMRLDALVLRSGFARTTAQARQMVVHRHIMVDGQLVDRPSFRVKPGQLIHVKPRSEGTEPFQVAAAGGHVDVLPKVPAYLEVELDKLQSRLVRRPKRSEIPVTCEVQLVVEYYAAR